tttttttttggcgggGGGCACCCCTCGAAGAACGAGCAATTCAAAAGCCAACACACATCACAGGTAAAGTTGGACAAATTTTAACTCCGGCATCAgagtaataaaaatgaaaaggcaaGGTGTCAGGCAGTCCGTGACCGGAGCGTGACCTTCAACCGACCGggatcttttttgttttgtttatgtttttaaagATAATTTCCTCTGTTTTCTTCATTCGATTTCGTTCGGCTGTGATCAAAGCGTTTGTTGGCTCGGGGCTTtcgttttttcgtttttaaagtTGTTCTTGATATTAAGAGCATTAGTACGCCCAACAACACATTTTTAATCGGccatctttcttttgtttgttgttgtttcgtttgtttcgtttgtttcaTTCCGTTACTTTATGTTTTACGTTCTTCTTCTCAACCTGTAATTATTGAATGCGTATGGCGAATACCGAGTTTTAAGTGAAGCCCACACATTGTTACGAACACCTGCAGACATTGTGGGATCAACTGACGTGACTGCTTTGAATTCTTTGCATGAAACAATACTTCATTCTTAGCTAAATGTTACAAGAGAAACCGTTGTAAATATGTTGAGCATTTCACTGGATTTCCCTACGACTTTTGAAAGGAACGAAAATAAGAGACTCCAACGAATACATTGGTCcgttaaaagaaaacagaaaaaaaagatgggataaaaggaagaaagtcgaaacaaaaacacaacagCTTCAAGGggaaaagacaaagaaaagtaAACAAGAAAGTCGATACCAGAGAGCGATTGTGTCAACTTGATCGATCTACCAACACAGGCATCGTGCGACAATACCCGATCAATTTCTAACGATTGCTGGTGCAATTCTCACCCTCGATTTTCCCTCCGTTTCAAccatttcttatttattttatttaggtttttttttaaagataaaaaTTAATCTTGTACCGTAGGGTCTGTGTCCCTTCCATCGAAGATTTCTttgtggttttctttttcatcctttttcttgctgttggagtttgtttgtttttatctgAGTTAACTATCATTCCATCATGATTGGTAGTGTTGATGTCCTCTTCGAAAATGGCGATCGACGCAGTGTGGAAGACAAATTCCTTCGATATTGGATGGAGGTGGAGCAGATGAATGTTGATTTTAAACGTGTCAGCCATTTTTCTTCGTCTATCGGCAACGTTTCCCCCCTCATTTTATAACTGGCTTTCAACTCTTATCACTTTGCGACTATTCTTAAGTTATTTTGGCacacagattttttttcccaaagccttttttttgtgtgtgcgttcTTTCCTaatagagtttttttttaaattggcaAATCAGATTCAAGGCTCCCACCAACTTGTTTCTCTGTAGCCTTGACACAGCAACGTGCCCGCGGTGCTCAGCTGTCttgcgattttttttttggagcaAAAACTTGTCATTGAAAATGTATCTATCTTTGGAAATATCTGCACTTTTgagtaaataaaatatttgcCGACTGGATCAATGAATTGTCACCGAATGGAAGTTTTGATCAAACACTTTGTACATAAATGAAATTTGCGGAGAAATCTGACATTCTATCTGAGATTAACGACGGACTTTTTGCTAAAACTGCACATTTTTTGCCATACCTTCCTTGCATGAAACGCTCTTTCACCCCtctttttacttaaaaattctttgttaTAATTTATTTGGCATTGCCGTAACTTTTAGAGACCCTAGTGCTCTCTATGAAGCGATGGTAAAGCACTAAATTTTCGGACCAAATTTTAGTTTCCCGATAGGAATTCTATCAAAGTTCCCCGAAGGGATTCTATACAACTTAGTTTCTTGGCTTCGGGACCCAAATTCGCATTTCTTGGCTTTGGGACGCAAATTCGCATCATCACTCAACAGAGGGCGAAGGAGGAACACCCATCACTCAACAGAGGGCGAAGGATGCGTTCTTGGTAGATTAATTGCTTAATTGTGCTTGGATGTCATTGATTTGTGTTTCTATTAAATTTAGTCTTAATTTTCTCTACTTATTCTATGTTTTTTACGGGTAACTAGCGTAACTATTGCGAACGTTCAAATACCTCAAACAGActactttgttttttttttttttttttttttttttttttttttttttttttcgtctttttttttcacccaattttttttttctccctaaGAAAGTGCTGCACCAAGCGGAGATCTGATTGCactaacaataaaaataaagttttcgaatacttgcaaaaaaccAAGCGGATGTCTAGAGAGATAGCGTTGTAGTGCATGAGATCTCCGCATGGTGCAGCACTTTCGAAAGGAGCCAGCCCgaaaaaactcaaaaaattgGGTTCGCGAAAAGTGAGCGGGGGCGTGGCTTATTTACAGGCGTTTGAATTCTAattgaattctaagagatgtcgatttctgcagattttgacgaaaatgagctaaggccttcccattttttcattttttccaaTTATTtagatttagtaaaaaatacAATGATTTTGATTCGTAATTAAACCACAATCACGATACTCAAGTTCTGTTTAACGTGAGGTctatagtttttttaaatgaactgCCATCAGTCGACAAATGAGTTTTTGCGTTGAGTGGAATATCACTGATGGCAGTCACAACGGGCGGAATTTCACTCATACGCCCCGACCATGCCCCGACAGGCCaaaaccctcgtttttttaaaatatagtaatccccgcaagagggtaccccttttctgagagggagaAAATAAGTAAATAGCTATAGTGGAGGAActaggggtctatgactctgtcTGCAGAAATGAAATTCCAGAATTTCCCTCTTGCAtttagcgctcggccccgcgccaatcggggagctttcCCGATTCATTTAAATCGGGGAGAGAGCAGAGGAGTTCGTTCATGCGCGACTTGGCAAAAGCTGCAGTTTCGAGGGTTTTTAAGcatttttttcagttttaactgaacaacaaaaaaaaaaaaaataaaaaaaaacacaaaaagaaaggcttAGGTAGCTGGAATTTAGCTTACAAACGTAATTTTAGCTGAAATGAAAATTAGAAACAAAaccgttgcaaaatttaaagaaatcaTGTTTCACTACTTTTAATATACTTGATAAACTAGCCTAGGATTGATATGTAGTTTTCTTAAAATCCACTAGGTGCCATCACCAtcgttaaaaagaattttgacGACCAAGCCTTATGGCAAAGTCGACGCAGGAACGAACCACCCCCTATGATTTTGGGGAGCTTtcccgattcattttaatcggggcttagcggtgtccccgattagaatgtgatcggggccgagccctagtttTCTATGGTGCTGGGGCTGAATTTTGAGAAATGGCAACGTTGAGTCATTTTCTCTTACATTTTCTTCACTGCTCTTtccttctttcctttttgagTCTACCTTCCATCCCAGTTGGGTGTTGTGTCTcttctttactttttttatcATCAAACATCTATTCACCATGATCATCTACAAGGAtatttttaatggtattttgCTTCAATTTTCATCTTCTATGTTTTGTACCAGTATAAAAGTCTACGATAATTAAATTAACCGGAGAAGTAGCGAAGACCGGTCCTATAATGGCCGTGTGACAGTAAGCTAAATGTTAATTGCAGAATTTGctgttcttttttaattttctgaCAAGACGACGAGATGTTCTCTGACAGTTACCCTATTAAACTTGTCGATGGAGTCCTTTATGAGGTCACCGGAAAGGTGCGTAGAATTTGACTACCTGTCCTGTCATCTGTCAATATGCCTATGTCTCACGTAATGAGTTTTTCTAATAAAACTTTACTCTAATGAAATAGTACGTGAGTAGGAAAGCAGGTGAAATCGTCCTTGCTGGTGCCAACCCATCTGCTGAAGAAGCTGATGAAGGAAGTGAGGAAGCTACTGAATCTGGCTGTGACATCGTCTTGGCACATCAGTTGGTTGAATGCTTTGCCTTTGGTGACAAGAAAGGTTACACTCAATACCTGAAAGATTACATGAAGAGGTAAAATTTAATATATTCTTCTTAATGTTTTCCTAAATAAACATGTTTGATACTATGTTCACCAGGTTGGTTGCCAAATTGGAAGAGACCCAGCCATCTGAAGTCGAGACCTTCAAATCCAATATGAGCAAAGTGATGAAAGATCTTCTTGGAAGGTTTAAGGATCTCCAATTTTTcactggtataacagttttaTTGTCAATTAACAAGATGTCAGGggtaaaagaaatgaattctCATACAGGAGCTCAAATGGATGTTGATGGAATGGTTGCACTGATGGAGTACCGCGACATTAATGGAGAAAGCAGACCTGTCATGATGTTCTTCAAACATGGACTGATTGCAGAGAAATTCTAAATTGTCTCAAGTTTCCTTAATTTTAACATCATATGCTGGGAAAATACATACACGAAGGGCTCACATTCAACAATTTGTCCTTATTAAAATCAATTCAACACATCATGCATTACAATTACAatatattaaagaaaaatatttccagAATTTTCCCTGGGTTCTTCATTGTTCTTCCTAGTACTCGCCACGTCAATCAGTAAAGTAAGTAAAAATTATGCCGTTCGTCAAACACGGATTAATGGCAGAGAAATTTTTAATTGGATTCCTGCAACGCTTTATTCTATTCTAACAAATGATGGGAGAAAACATAGGCAAAAGTGTCACATTCAACAAGTGTTTATTATACTCATTTTTACACTGTACGTACAGTACAATTGCAGTACATTTAAAGAGGAATATTACCATGTTTTTTCCATGGATTCCTCTGCGATTTGGCAGCTAACACGTTAAGATCTTGGCAAATCCTACGGCGAGTAATTCGTGGTTCTATAATATCATCGACGAAGCCTATtatacataaaaataaatcattaaTTCTACTATACCATTCGTGGTACACAAGAACCTTTAACGGCAGCTGGGAATGGATTTCCAAATTTCTTGATGTATTCCTGTTCATACTGATCTACATTTCCCTTTCCTCGGTACAAGATGGAAACAGCACCCTTAGCGCCCATAACAGCGATTTCAGCAGTTGGCCAAGCATAGTTTTTGTCTCCTCTAAGATGCTTAGAGCTCATGACATCATATGCTCCTCCATAAGCCTAGAATTATTAAGTTTCGAATAATATTTTCTACAGATGACTATAGTAATAGGAAGTGCTTTACCTTTCGGGTGATAATAGTAATTTTGGGGACTGTTGCTTCAGCGAAAGCGTACAGAAGCTTGGCTCCATGCCGAATGATGCCTCCATACTCTTGCGCCGTACCAGGCAAAAATCCGGGAACGTCGACAAACGTTATTATCGGGATGTTGAAAGCGTCACAGAAGCGGACGAATCTCGCACCCTTCACCGATGCGTCGATATCCAGACAACCTGCAAAACAGTTACCAATTACGAACTCTCGATTTTATTACAGCTATTGGATTACCAGCCGCGACCTTGGGTTGGTTTGCAACAATGCCAACCGAACGACCATTCATGCATGCGAAACCCACAATAATATTCTTAGCAGATGTTGGCATAATTTCAAAGAATTCTCTTTCATCCACAACTGAATTAATAATATCCAGCATGTCGTAGGCGGTTGTTGATTCTAATGGAACAACACTATCCAATCCGGGAACCTCTCGATCCCTAATACGTGAATCGCCATAAGGTTAGCCAACTTATATAGTTGTTTCATTTAAATGCTCAACTTACCAAGGATCAGAGGGTACCCGAATTGGAGATGGATCTTTATTTGACCGAGGAAGATATCCCATGAAGTCTCTAAGTTGAAGAAGAGCCTCTACATCGTTTTCGAATGCTTTGTGGGCCACGCCAGAAATGGTTGTGTGTGTCTTTGCTCCACCAAGCTCCTCAAAAGTAACATCTTCATTGGTCACCGACTATTAATGAGTAATAAACATTAATGAACAAACCCATTCAATGACCTGTATATGTTTACTTATGTGTGGCAATTTTTGCGCTTTTTTCTGTATTGTtcactttttgtttaatttttttttttaccttgacaACATCAGGTCCAGTGATGAAAAGATATGAAGAATCCTTGACCATGAAAGTGAAATCCGTAAGCGCAGGAGAATAGACAGCACCTCCTGCACATGGCCCCATAATAAGAGAAATCTGGGGGAAATTTTTGTTAAAACTTTTTCAGAAGATTGTACAAATGCAATGAAATTAACCTGTGGAACAACACCAGATGCCATGACATTTCTCAAGAAAATATCTGCATACCCAGCCAAAGATTCCACACCTTCCTGAATCCTAGCTCCACCAGAGTCATTCAAGCCAATAACAGGTGCTCCCACAGTCATTGCTTCATCCATGATCTTTTAGCAAAATTGCATTATGTGCCACTAGAAACAGACAACCCAATTTTGGAGAATCATTACCTTGCAAATTTTGCGAGCATGAATGGATGACAAACTGCCCCCAAAAACTGTGAAATCTTGGCTAAAAATATAAGCTAATCGACCTCTTATCAGACCATGACCAGTAACTACTGAATCACCAGGGTactgtataaaaaaaaaaaaaaaaaaaaggaaagataaattttttttgctataGTTAAATAATTTCAATAAGACCTTTTCTTTATCCATTCCAAAATCTGTGCAGGTATGCTCTGCGAATGCATCATATTCGACAAAGGAATCATCATCACACAAAAGATCAATCCTTTCTCGAGCAGTCAATTTTCCCTGAAATTGGTGATAGTTTGATTATTGGCTCAATTATGTCGAAAATGCTTTGTTAATGTAGGCATACCTTTTTGTGTTGAGAAGCAATACGTTTGGGCCCACCTCCTTGTCTGGAGAGTTCTCGTTTCGATTCAATGTCTTTTCTAACTTGAAGTGTGTGTTCGATCGACGAAGACCACCTTGATTGCAACGGAGCTAAGAAACTGCTGTGAGCGATGCATCGCGAACGTAATatattcaacattttttttttgtaactaCACCAATTGCAGCCAATTAAGATTTCGACGATTTCGGTCTGGAACAGAAATCAGCTGAGACTGAGACCTGTATATCGTCTACTCTTTTGCCCGCCAGATAACAGATGGCGATCGGTCTCTataaacaacaaaatacaAACTAGTATTAGCCTAAAGCTAAGACCATGTTTGCGAAGTTGCAAGGATCCGATGACCACCAAAAGCAGTCATATCTCATATGTTCCGTGTTGTTTTCAgttatttgatttgttttcagCTTAGATAACGTTAAAAAAATGGAGCCCTCAATTGTCAAATCAGGTTTGAATAAATGTTGTCATTTGATATCCTTCTTATTTATCAACTCTTGAATATTATGTTAAAAAGATTCGATTGTGGTTTTCAAAAGCCACCGAGTTGTACTACCCCACGGCGTAGCTTCAGCAGCTGTTGTCACGAAGAACGGCCAGATTGTTGCCGTAAAAGGCTATGATGACAGCAGGATTGCCCTTAGGCATTAATGATGAGTATGTTTcatgaaatgtttttcaatGGGTATGAGTATACCACTAAACAAGGTTGGATTTACAATCAAATTGGTGTTAAATACATTAGATTTCATACAAATTCTAAAGACATTTGgcagaaaatatgaaaaaattctttatgcATAAAAAAGCTTTGCCCCTTTTAACTATACTATTTGCCCATAGATACCAGCCAATCTCAGTAATAGATTTGGGGAACCTGGTCCTTTCTCCTGGTGTTGTTGATTCTCATGTTCATGTAAATGAACCTGGAAGGACTCACTGGTAATCAGGAAATTTTTATTGCCTCTCATAAGCTATGACCTGGTCTATGCTAAGCTTCACACCTGAATTAATTAGGGAAGGATTCACAACTGCTACAAGAGCTGCTGCTGCAGGAGGTGTTACAACTATTGTGGACATGCCTTTGTATTAAAATAGATATATTATTATTGGTGATCTCATTTCTGAGTAATACCATTACAAACAGGAATTCCATTCCTCCTACCACAaccaaagaaaattttttagaaaaatttacagcTGCATCTGACAATGTTTTTGTAGATGTTGCATTCTGGGGTGGCATCATCCCTGGCAATCAGGTAATTTTAAATCCAACAAACTTCCAAATCCAGTTTTTAGCTAAGGAGAGTTTCCCAGGATGAACTGATTCCACTGTTGCGGGAGGGAGTGCGTGGCTTTAAATGTTTTATGTGTCCCAGTGGCGTTGACGAATTTCCTcaggcaaaagaagaagatcttGAAATTGCTTTCCAGCGGCTTCAGAATTCTTCAACGACAATATTAGTACGTATGCAAATTAGATATTTCTAGTTGACTTTaacaaattcatgtattttatcaTCGTTAGTTTCATGCAGAGGTTGAGTGCTGTTCTGCCGTAAGCACGAACACTGAAGAAATACCTAGTGTTTATCAAGGCTTCTTGCAGTCTAGACCCGGTGTCATGGAAGTGGAAGCCATTCGTTTAGTTATTGAATTGTGTAGACGCTacaggtatatatatatatttgattGGTAGTTAGCTCCTTAACAATTATAAAACTATAACATTTTGAACGGAAATAGAGTTCAGAGTCACATAGTGCATCTCTCATGCGCCGAAGCCATTCCGCTTATCGCTCAAGCTAAAAAAGACGGAGTACCTATCACAGGTAAAAAAATGGTGTGGATATATTAGGCTTTTATGTTGTTTAATGTTTGATGCAATGTAACGTATCACAGTGGAAACCTGTC
This sequence is a window from Daphnia magna isolate NIES linkage group LG7, ASM2063170v1.1, whole genome shotgun sequence. Protein-coding genes within it:
- the LOC116927405 gene encoding translationally-controlled tumor protein homolog; this translates as MIIYKDIFNDDEMFSDSYPIKLVDGVLYEVTGKYVSRKAGEIVLAGANPSAEEADEGSEEATESGCDIVLAHQLVECFAFGDKKGYTQYLKDYMKRLVAKLEETQPSEVETFKSNMSKVMKDLLGRFKDLQFFTGAQMDVDGMVALMEYRDINGESRPVMMFFKHGLIAEKF
- the LOC116927403 gene encoding propionyl-CoA carboxylase beta chain, mitochondrial, with protein sequence MLNILRSRCIAHSSFLAPLQSRWSSSIEHTLQVRKDIESKRELSRQGGGPKRIASQHKKGKLTARERIDLLCDDDSFVEYDAFAEHTCTDFGMDKEKYPGDSVVTGHGLIRGRLAYIFSQDFTVFGGSLSSIHARKICKIMDEAMTVGAPVIGLNDSGGARIQEGVESLAGYADIFLRNVMASGVVPQISLIMGPCAGGAVYSPALTDFTFMVKDSSYLFITGPDVVKSVTNEDVTFEELGGAKTHTTISGVAHKAFENDVEALLQLRDFMGYLPRSNKDPSPIRVPSDPWDREVPGLDSVVPLESTTAYDMLDIINSVVDEREFFEIMPTSAKNIIVGFACMNGRSVGIVANQPKVAAGCLDIDASVKGARFVRFCDAFNIPIITFVDVPGFLPGTAQEYGGIIRHGAKLLYAFAEATVPKITIITRKAYGGAYDVMSSKHLRGDKNYAWPTAEIAVMGAKGAVSILYRGKGNVDQYEQEYIKKFGNPFPAAVKGFVDDIIEPRITRRRICQDLNVLAAKSQRNPWKKHGNIPL
- the LOC116927404 gene encoding allantoinase; the encoded protein is MMTAGLPLGINDEYQPISVIDLGNLVLSPGVVDSHVHVNEPGRTHWEGFTTATRAAAAGGVTTIVDMPLNSIPPTTTKENFLEKFTAASDNVFVDVAFWGGIIPGNQDELIPLLREGVRGFKCFMCPSGVDEFPQAKEEDLEIAFQRLQNSSTTILFHAEVECCSAVSTNTEEIPSVYQGFLQSRPGVMEVEAIRLVIELCRRYRVQSHIVHLSCAEAIPLIAQAKKDGVPITVETCPHYLTLSAEEVPVKATQFKCCPPIRDKSNQDLLWSGLLDGTIDLVVSDHSPAPQDLKCVDTGDFMKAWGGISSLQLVLPLLWTFGHPKGLSFTDLSRFLSYNTAKLARLHHRKGSIAVGMDADFVIWNPDEQITVTPEMLHFRHKLSPYLGKVLNGRVVMTVLRGQIVFNNDAFVFDKPQGILLAEPLE